A window of Streptomyces sp. SAI-127 contains these coding sequences:
- a CDS encoding Lrp/AsnC family transcriptional regulator: MHEKTPGHSAAFDPDSAKPRRNAPPGGAQDFAALGLDELDRAVVHALQIRPRAPWTLVGEVLAVNPVTAARRWHRMENAGLAWVTAYPRLTNSRIVVTGIVEVDAEPGAAEDVARTLAADPAVANVKLMAGGRDLVASVQARDLTELARLTTLLFQGTPGVRATRTHVSTGVPTEGSRWRLRSLDAVQCARIEAALPAPPESKDTGRWDDLDERLVELLSTDGRMPLRRLAAETDTGLTTVRRRLRSLLATGVSLRCDLARPLSGWPLSAVYFASVPAQYLEETSRALSGVREVRSCAITAGPHNLVIDVWLRALADVHTFEAHLSGRLPRLTIGDRSVVLRTVKHMGRLLDGDGRCVGVVPLGHPQDQDVPRRALRMVGTTSPGVPDAALP, translated from the coding sequence ATGCACGAGAAAACTCCGGGTCACAGTGCAGCTTTCGACCCCGATTCCGCCAAGCCGCGCAGGAACGCGCCACCCGGAGGAGCGCAGGATTTCGCCGCGCTGGGACTGGACGAGCTCGACCGTGCCGTCGTGCACGCGCTGCAGATCCGCCCTCGGGCCCCGTGGACGCTCGTAGGAGAGGTGCTTGCCGTCAACCCGGTGACCGCCGCCCGACGGTGGCACCGGATGGAGAACGCCGGGCTGGCCTGGGTGACGGCCTATCCGCGGCTGACCAACTCCAGGATCGTGGTCACCGGGATCGTGGAGGTGGATGCGGAACCCGGCGCCGCCGAGGACGTGGCACGGACCCTCGCCGCGGACCCGGCGGTGGCGAACGTCAAGCTGATGGCGGGCGGCCGGGACCTGGTGGCCTCCGTACAGGCTCGGGACCTGACCGAGCTGGCCCGCCTCACCACCCTGCTCTTCCAGGGAACTCCGGGAGTACGGGCGACCCGTACGCATGTGTCGACGGGAGTCCCCACCGAGGGCAGCCGATGGCGGTTGCGCAGCCTGGACGCCGTCCAGTGCGCCCGGATCGAGGCGGCACTGCCGGCTCCGCCCGAGAGCAAGGACACGGGGAGATGGGACGACCTGGACGAGCGGCTCGTGGAACTGCTGAGCACCGACGGGCGCATGCCCCTGCGCCGGTTGGCCGCGGAGACCGACACAGGCCTGACGACTGTGCGTCGTCGCCTGCGGTCGCTGCTCGCCACCGGGGTGAGCCTGCGCTGCGACCTGGCCCGCCCGCTGTCCGGATGGCCCCTGTCCGCGGTGTACTTCGCGTCCGTTCCGGCTCAGTACCTGGAGGAGACGAGCCGGGCGCTGTCCGGCGTACGGGAGGTCCGGTCGTGCGCGATCACGGCGGGACCGCACAACCTCGTGATCGACGTCTGGCTGCGCGCCCTGGCCGACGTACACACCTTCGAGGCCCACCTGTCGGGCCGGCTGCCACGCCTGACCATCGGCGACCGGTCGGTGGTGCTGCGCACGGTCAAGCACATGGGCCGGCTGCTGGACGGGGACGGCCGGTGTGTCGGCGTCGTCCCGCTCGGCCATCCGCAGGACCAGGACGTGCCCCGCCGGGCACTGCGCATGGTCGGCACCACCTCGCCCGGAGTGCCCGACGCGGCGCTTCCGTGA